From Watersipora subatra chromosome 8, tzWatSuba1.1, whole genome shotgun sequence, a single genomic window includes:
- the LOC137402845 gene encoding general transcription factor II-I repeat domain-containing protein 2-like, which translates to MSRPKKRKVDRECRVFNKEWTTKYFFTEHRSSAVCLICQETVAVFKEYNISCHFTTKHANYASKLSTKEREATAQKLAANLQAQQNLFHRQTAIQESSTKASFMLSFKLAKASKPLSEGEFLKECMVETASVLCPESKDKFEKISLSRRTVTRRVELIDEDITSNLNKKVESFTLYSLALDESSDVKDIAQLLIFIRGINETFEITEEFLTMESLEGQT; encoded by the coding sequence ATGAGCAGACCTAAGAAAAGGAAAGTGGACAGAGAATGTCGAGTATTCAATAAGGAGTGgacaactaaatattttttcactgaACACCGATCGTCTGCTGTATGCCTGATATGTCAGGAAACTGTGGCGGTTTTTAAAGAATATAATATTAGCTGTCACTTTACTACAAAGCATGCTAACTATGCTAGCAAGCTATCAACGAAAGAACGGGAAGCTACTGCTCAGAAGTTGGCGGCTAATTTACAGGCTCAACAAAACCTTTTTCACCGCCAAACTGCCATTCAGGAGTCAAGTACCAAGGCCAGTTTTATGCTTtcattcaaattggcaaaagcCAGCAAGCCTCTGTCTGAAGGCGAGTTTTTAAAAGAATGTATGGTGGAGACAGCAAGTGTCTTGTGCCCAGAGAGCAAagacaaatttgaaaaaatcagTTTATCGCGCAGGACAGTGACTCGCCGTGTGGAACTAATAGATGAAGATATCACCAGCAACTTAAATAAAAAGGTGGAGTCATTCACGTTATATTCATTAGCACTGGATGAAAGCAGCGATGTCAAAGACATTGCTCAGCTCCTCATTTTTATCCGAGGGATTAACGAAACTTTTGAAATAACGGAGGAGTTTTTGACAATGGAGTCTCTGGAAGGACAAACATGA
- the LOC137402847 gene encoding EPM2A-interacting protein 1-like, with protein MRCTENSAVGFLNLKKIDKSLQLVACPLSQDPKTAPEELQLKLIDLQSEPVLKEKFNSLKLNDFYASLNEAAFPNLRKTAQKMLALFGLTYVCEQTFSIMNINKASHRSQLTDQHFRSILRIATTKLTPDFDALAKKGNQQHCSH; from the coding sequence ATGCGCTGCACGGAGAATTCTGCCGTCGGTTTTctgaatttgaaaaaaattgacaagtCACTTCAGTTGGTGGCCTGTCCCCTGTCACAAGACCCCAAAACAGCTCCAGAGGAGCTGCAGCTCAAACTGATCGACCTTCAGTCCGAACCAGTCTTAAAAGAGAAGTTCAACTCTCTGAAACTGAATGACTTTTATGCTTCACTCAATGAAGCAGCATTTCCAAATCTTCGGAAGACAGCGCAGAAGATGCTGGCGTTGTTCGGCTTGACCTACGTGTGTGAACAGACGTTCAGCATCATGAACATCAACAAGGCCAGCCACAGATCCCAATTAACAGACCAACACTTCAGATCCATCCTGAGAATTGCTACAACTAAACTCACTCCAGACTTTGATGCGCTGGCTAAAAAGGGGAACCAACAGCACTGTTCCCACTGA
- the LOC137402846 gene encoding general transcription factor II-I repeat domain-containing protein 2-like → MKLPWSKLINVTTDGSPNLTGKSVGLLRRIQNKVKDQNHDKDAIFFHCIIHQESLCKSVLQLNHVVNPVAKLVNFIRARGLQHRQFITFLEETDANHQDLLYHSRVRWLSLGKVFRRVWELKEKIGAFLKLQGKAD, encoded by the coding sequence ATGAAGCTCCCTTGGAGTAAACTTATCAACGTCACCACAGATGGATCTCCGAATTTAACGGGGAAAAGCGTTGGCCTGCTGAGGAGAATCCAGAATAAAGTCAAAGATCAAAATCATGACAAGGATGCTATTTTTTTCCACTGCATCATCCACCAGGAATCTCTATGTAAATCGGTATTACAGCTGAATCATGTTGTGAATCCTGTTGCGAAACTCGTCAACTTTATTCGCGCAAGGGGACTTCAGCACCGTCAGTTCATTACGTTTCTGGAGGAAACTGATGCGAATCACCAGGACCTGCTTTATCACTCCAGAGTCCGCTGGTTAAGTTTGGGCAAAGTGTTTCGACGAGTGTGGGAGCTCAAAGAGAAGATTGGTGCATTTTTAAAGTTACAGGGAAAGGCTGACTAA